The Cryptococcus gattii WM276 chromosome F, complete sequence genome segment AACGCGGACTGCTCCGGATGTCAACTCACCACGAAAGTTCTGCAAACTGTCAGCGCGTCCCATGTGCAGAATTATATCCACTCACTTGTCGTCGGCCATTTTGCTGTTTATTAATATAGATATATTATGAAGATGTGAGGAGTGGTATTCGCTGGAAGTTGTGGATGAGAGATGTGAGTGAAATGGTTGGTGCATGTCCCAGAGCTCGTAGCGGGGTTATTTTCGGGTGGAATCGGGGTTAGCCGCGAGTGGCATCTCCCAGCTGTACGGATCACGTGACCAGATGCTCTCTCATATAACCTCTATCGTCGAGAGACTATTACTATACTTTTATTTCAGCACCAGATACGACCCACGAAAACAATGTCACGCCAGCTTGACAACGTCAATCCCACCATCTTCGCACCATCAACCCCGAATTTCGTCCGAAGATCCACAGGAAAGTCCGCGAGATCGAGCTTGTGGGCTCCCGAAGCTTTGTCagatgatggagaggaCTACTACTCAACAAGAACGAACGGTAGCGGTAGTGTCACtgacgaggaggaagcaAGGGAAGATATTGATGCGCAGGAGGTTTATGGTGGGTTTGATTTACTGCTTAATGCTGAGAATTAGGGGGCATATCACGCTTGCCACCGTTTCGAAGCCTCTTTACACTACGACTGACAGTTCCACAGACCTTTTGCGATCGATAACCGACCCTGAGCACCCAGTATCCTTGGAGCAGCTTCGAGTGGTAAATCCTGAGGATATTCATGTTGCTGGAAATCGTGTGTTGGTATATCTTACACCGACAATCCCGCATTGCTCCATGTCTACCCTCATTGGTAAGCTCAAAATCATGTAAACGTCTAAGGGTGGGGAGTTGA includes the following:
- a CDS encoding transcription-related protein, putative (Similar to TIGR gene model, INSD accession AAW44252.1), encoding MSRQLDNVNPTIFAPSTPNFVRRSTGKSARSSLWAPEALSDDGEDYYSTRTNGSGSVTDEEEAREDIDAQEVYDLLRSITDPEHPVSLEQLRVVNPEDIHVAGNRVLVYLTPTIPHCSMSTLIGLSLRVRLLRALPPRYRVDIRIKSGTHQSEHAVNKQLNDKERVQAALENKHLLSVVEGCLATAGKRGE